GCGTGTTGGTCAAAGTCAAAATGGATCCCAGCCTGCGCTGGGATGACGATGTTTATAAGTCTTCTCAACCTGCCGCGCGAATCGCGTCGCCTACGGCCGAAAACATCCGATCAAGTTCCGCATCGGTGGTAACTACCGGTGGCGCCATCGCGATCGTGTCGCCGGTAAAACGCAGCAGCATGCCGCGCTTCAGCGCTTCCTCGAATACGCGCAATCCGCGTACGCCGACCTGACCCGCGAGCGGGGACATTTCTATCGCGGCAGCGGCGCCGCAATTGCGGATGTCGATCACGTTCGGCTCGCCCTTCAATGCGTGCGCACCGTTTTCGATTTTAGCGGCGAGTGTGGCGAAGCGTTTTGGCACCTCATCCTCGTGCAGAATATCCAAGGTCGCGTGGGCGGCGGCAACCGCGAGCGGGTGCGCCGAATAGGTGTAGCCGTGAAAAAATTCGACCGCGTAATCCGGGCCCTGCATGAACATGTCGTAGATGCCTTGGCGCGCGATCACGCCGCCCATCGGCACGGTGCCGTTGTTGACGCATTTGGCGAACGTAATGAGATCGGGGGTGACACCAAACGCCTGCGCGCCGAACCAATCCCCCATGCGACCGAAACCCGTGATCACCTCGTCGAAAATCAGCAGGATGCCGTGCTTGTCGCAGATTTCGCGCAGGCGCTTGAGATAACCGACTGGCGGCACGACCACACCTACCGAACCCTGCATCGGCTCGACAATCACCGCGGCGATGGTCGAGGCATCGTGCAGCGCGACGATGCGTTCGAGATCGTCGGCCAGATGCGCGCCCCACGTCGGCAGGCCTTTCGAGAATGCCATTTCCTTGAGGTTGTGCGTGTGTGGCAGATGATCGACGCCGGGGATCATCGCGGCCGCGAACATCTTGCGATTGGCGACCATGCCACCGACCGAAACTCCGCCGAACCCGACGCCGTGATAACCCTTTTCGCGACCGATGAAACGTGTGCGCGAGGCGTCGCCTTTCAAGCGATGGTAGGCGAGGGCGATCTTCAGTGCGGTATCCACCGCCTCGGAGCCGGAGTTGGTGAAGAACACGCGATTGAGATCAGCCGGCGCGACATCGGCGATGCGTTCGGCGAGCCGGAAACTTTCCGGATTCGCCATTTGAAACGCCGGAATATAGTCAGCGCGATCCAGTTGGTTTTTTACCGCTTCGACGATTTTCGCCGGGCGATGGCCGAGCGAGCTGCACCACAAACCGGATAGACAATCGAACAGGCGTTGACCTTCGACGGTGGTGTAATACGCGCCCTCGGCGCCCACTAGCATTCGATCCAGCGGCTGGTGTTTCTTGAAATAGCGATTATGCGTATACGGCATCCAGTACGGATCAAGATTGAGATCCGCGACGGCGTGCGGCGTCGACGTGTTGGCGGCGAGATTCATCGTGTGCGGCTCCTGACGGTCAAGCGGCGGCCCGTGGTTTGGGCGCGGTGGCGCATCGCCTGCTGACAGGTCGATGGCAATCTGGATTCGCGCGCAGCAAGCAGCGTGTCGCGGCGCTGGCGACGAAAGCGTTTTCGTCGCGTTGAATCTGAGGGGCCTAGAATTGCACTATGTGCGCCGCGATGCAACGGGGGGCAATCGCGCGGCGCGCATGATATTTTGCCGCATCGATTTGTTGCGGATAAAACCATGGAACTGATTCTGCGTCATGCCAACTTGCCCGACGGTCGCTGCGATATCGATATCGGTATCGACCAGGGACGCATCGTTGCACTCGAAGTAGCACTCGTTGCATCCGCCGCGCAGGAAATCGATGTACGCGGACGGCTCGTGTCGCCGCCGTTCGTTGATGCGCATTTTCATCTCGATGCGGCGCTGTCGCTCGGCCTGCCGCGACGCAATCGCTCCGGCACGTTACTCGAAGGCATCGCGTTGTGGGGCGAACTCAAGCCGGATCTGACGCAACAAGCCGTGGCCGCGCGTGCGATGGCGTATTGCGACATGGCGGTCGCGCAGGGATTGCTCGCGATCCGCACGCATGTCGATATTTGCGACGATCGTCTGCTCGCGGTCGATGCGTTGCTCGATGTGCAGCGAAGAGTCGCGCCGTATCTTGACCTGCAACTCGTCGCGTTTCCACAGGACGGATTTTATCGCGCGGCGACCGCCGAAAAAAACCTGCTGCGCGCGCTCGACCGTGGTGTGCAGGTAGTCGGCGGCATTCCACATTTCGAGCGCACGATGGCCGATGGTGCGGCGTCGGTACGGCGCCTGTGCGAGATCGCGGCAGAACGTGGCTTGCTGGTCGATATGCATTGCGACGAATCCGACGATCCGCTGTCGCGCCACATCGAAACACTCGCGGCGGAAACGCTGCGGCTCGGATTGCACGGTCGGGTTGCCGGCTCGCATCTGACCTCGATGCATTCGATGGACAATTATTACGTCTCGAAATTATTGCCGCTGATCGCCGAAGCCGGTGTCGCGGCAATCGCCAATCCGCTGATCAATATCACCTTGCAGGGTCGCCACGACAGTTATCCGAAACGTCGCGGCATGACGCGTGCGCCGGAGCTCATCGCCGCCGGTGTCACGGTCGCGTTCGGCCACGATTGTGTGATGGATCCGTGGTATTCGTTCGGCTCGGCAGACATGCTCGAAGTCGCGCATATGGCCATCCATATTGGCCAGATGACCTCGCTCGACGGCATCGTCAATGCGTATGCCGGCATCACCAGCAACGCGGCGAAAATTCTGCATCTGGATGGCTATGGCATTGCACCTGGTTGTCGCGCTGATCTTGTTGTGTTGCAGGCGGCGGATCCGTTCGAGGCGATTCGCCTGCGCGCCGCGCGTTTGCTGGTATTGCGTGGCGGCCGTGTGATCGCGCGCAGTGCGCCGCGACAAAGCGAGTTGTCATTGCCGGATCGACCGAGCAATCTGAGTCTGGAATTTGCGCCGGGCAGCCTCTGAAAAAACGCAGATGCTTTTGAGGTTTTGCTGAAGCTCAGTGCGTCTTGACGCGCAACGTGAATAGCCCGGCCAGGATCAGACTCACGCCGCCGATCAGCAAGGCATTGATCGGCGCGTCATCGAAAAATCGCTTCAACAGAAAACCGAGCACGCTCGCGGCGAGCAGTTGCGGGATGACGATGAAAAAATTGAAAATGCCCATGTACACGCCCATTTTTTTCGCCGGCACGCTGTCGGACAGGAGTGCGTAAGGCACCGACAGAATCGACGCCCAGGCGAAACCGACACCGATCATCGACAGCAACAGCCAGTGCGGATCGCGGATCACGAGGAACGATAAAAAGCCGAGTCCGCCGAGCATGAGATTGATCATGTGGGTGAGGCGTACCCCCAAACGGCGGATCATCCACGGGATGAAAATCACGATCAGCGCGGCAAAACCGTTGTACGCGGCGAACAACAGACTGACCCAGTTGGCGCCGTCATTGTAAGCTGCCGAATGGGTATCATTTGTCGCAAAGTGTACTTGTGTAACTGCGGCAGTGCTGTAAATCCACATCGCGAACAACGCAAACCACGAAAAAAATTGCACGATCACGAGCTGACGCATGGTGGTCGGCATCGCATGCAGATCAGTGATGATCTCGGCGAACATGTTGCTGCCGTCACTGAAGCTCACGACGATCTGCAAACTGCCATACGCGAGCATACCCGCCGCCAGCAGATAGAGCTGTTTGTCGGCGTGCAGCAGAAACAGCAGTGCGAGCGTCGCGAGGCCGGCGATCAGCCAGATGACACCCGCCCGGCGCACGCGCGCAATCGGCAATGGCGTGGCGGCATGCACGGATTCTGCGTCAGCATCCTCGAATACGATGATTTGTTCGGGCGAGTATTCGCGCGTCGACAATACCGTCCAGCCCATCGTGCCGAACATTGCCGCTGCGCCGATATAAAACGCGTATTTCACCGTGTCGGGAATTTCGCCCGCGGCGGCGATATTGTTCACGCCGAACTGCGCCAGCAGCCACGGCAAAATGCTCGCGATCACCGAGCCGAGGCCGATGAAAAATGTCTGCATCGCGTAACCGCTCGGGCGTTGTTGCGACGGCAAATGATCGCCGACGAACGCGCGCAGCGGCCCGAGTGAAATATTGATCGAGGCGTCGAGAATCCAAAGTAAACTCGCCGCGATCCACAGCGTTGGCGAGTTCGGCATCGCGATTAGTGCAAGCGCGGCGAGCAGCGCACCGACCAGGAAATAAGGTCGGCGCCGTCCGAGTCGCGTCCAGGTACGATCCGAAAAGTGGCCGACGATGGGCTGCACCAACAGCCCGGTCAACGGTGCGGCGATCCACAAAATCGGAATGTCATCGACACTCGCGCCGAGCGTCTGGAAGATTCGGCTCACACTCGAATTCTGCAGCGCGAAACCAAACTGGATGCCGATAAATCCGAAACATATGTTCCAGATTTGCCAGAAATTGACCTGCGGTTTGCTGCTCATGATGTTGCTGATGTGGTGGCGAGCGGGTTCATGCTCAGCGTCTTTTTGCCGGTGTTCCGGTCGGTACCGGCCCGGTCGATTGGCGGATCTGCAATTCGTATGGCACCGGCACGAGTTGCCCGGCGCTGGGATCGCGGATCGATGCGATCAATTGCTCGGCGGCGATGCGGCCCATGTCGCGACATGGCTGGCGCACCGTGGTCAGGCTCGGCCAGACCTGGCGCGATGTCGGTGTGTCGTCGAAACCGAATACCGAAAGATCCTGCGGAATGCTCAGGCCGCGCTCGAACGCCTCATGCATCACGCCGCATGCGCTGTCATCGTTGGCCGCAAAAATTGCGCTGGGCGGTAGCTTGAGATCCAGCAATTGCCGCGCGCCGGCGATGCCGTCCTCGAACGAAAAACCGCCATCCACGACCAAGGTTTCATCGTAGTCGATGCCGGCGCGGCGCAAACCGTCGCGATAACCCGCAAGTCGCCACGCGCGGCCGCTGTGCGCCATCGGGCCGGTGATGTGTGCGATGCGACGATGCCCGAGCGATACCGCGTGCGCGATCATCTCGGCAGCGGCCTTGCGCTCGTCGAGGATGGTGCCGACGCGCGCGTCTTTCGCCTTCGCCGAAATCGTCGCGTAACGCACACCGAGTTCATCGAGGCGTTGCAGTAATTTGATGTCATCTGCAAACGGCGGCAGCAAAATCAACCCATCGGGCCGATATTGCGCGACCGAATCCTCGACCGAAACAACGTGCTCCGCGCTGCTGTATTCGAGCGGCCGCAACATCGCGCTGTAGTGCGTGCTTTCGCAGGCCTGCAACATGCCGACGATGATTTCCATGACGTAGGCGGAGCCCGCGAACGGATCATCGTAGACC
The sequence above is drawn from the Pseudolysobacter antarcticus genome and encodes:
- a CDS encoding aminotransferase class III-fold pyridoxal phosphate-dependent enzyme gives rise to the protein MNLAANTSTPHAVADLNLDPYWMPYTHNRYFKKHQPLDRMLVGAEGAYYTTVEGQRLFDCLSGLWCSSLGHRPAKIVEAVKNQLDRADYIPAFQMANPESFRLAERIADVAPADLNRVFFTNSGSEAVDTALKIALAYHRLKGDASRTRFIGREKGYHGVGFGGVSVGGMVANRKMFAAAMIPGVDHLPHTHNLKEMAFSKGLPTWGAHLADDLERIVALHDASTIAAVIVEPMQGSVGVVVPPVGYLKRLREICDKHGILLIFDEVITGFGRMGDWFGAQAFGVTPDLITFAKCVNNGTVPMGGVIARQGIYDMFMQGPDYAVEFFHGYTYSAHPLAVAAAHATLDILHEDEVPKRFATLAAKIENGAHALKGEPNVIDIRNCGAAAAIEMSPLAGQVGVRGLRVFEEALKRGMLLRFTGDTIAMAPPVVTTDAELDRMFSAVGDAIRAAG
- a CDS encoding amidohydrolase family protein, giving the protein MELILRHANLPDGRCDIDIGIDQGRIVALEVALVASAAQEIDVRGRLVSPPFVDAHFHLDAALSLGLPRRNRSGTLLEGIALWGELKPDLTQQAVAARAMAYCDMAVAQGLLAIRTHVDICDDRLLAVDALLDVQRRVAPYLDLQLVAFPQDGFYRAATAEKNLLRALDRGVQVVGGIPHFERTMADGAASVRRLCEIAAERGLLVDMHCDESDDPLSRHIETLAAETLRLGLHGRVAGSHLTSMHSMDNYYVSKLLPLIAEAGVAAIANPLINITLQGRHDSYPKRRGMTRAPELIAAGVTVAFGHDCVMDPWYSFGSADMLEVAHMAIHIGQMTSLDGIVNAYAGITSNAAKILHLDGYGIAPGCRADLVVLQAADPFEAIRLRAARLLVLRGGRVIARSAPRQSELSLPDRPSNLSLEFAPGSL
- a CDS encoding MFS transporter → MSSKPQVNFWQIWNICFGFIGIQFGFALQNSSVSRIFQTLGASVDDIPILWIAAPLTGLLVQPIVGHFSDRTWTRLGRRRPYFLVGALLAALALIAMPNSPTLWIAASLLWILDASINISLGPLRAFVGDHLPSQQRPSGYAMQTFFIGLGSVIASILPWLLAQFGVNNIAAAGEIPDTVKYAFYIGAAAMFGTMGWTVLSTREYSPEQIIVFEDADAESVHAATPLPIARVRRAGVIWLIAGLATLALLFLLHADKQLYLLAAGMLAYGSLQIVVSFSDGSNMFAEIITDLHAMPTTMRQLVIVQFFSWFALFAMWIYSTAAVTQVHFATNDTHSAAYNDGANWVSLLFAAYNGFAALIVIFIPWMIRRLGVRLTHMINLMLGGLGFLSFLVIRDPHWLLLSMIGVGFAWASILSVPYALLSDSVPAKKMGVYMGIFNFFIVIPQLLAASVLGFLLKRFFDDAPINALLIGGVSLILAGLFTLRVKTH
- a CDS encoding LacI family DNA-binding transcriptional regulator produces the protein MRARIEDVAATAGVSMKTVSRVFNHEPNVREKTRLRVEAAAQALNYRPNPSARSLAGNRSYLISLVYDDPFAGSAYVMEIIVGMLQACESTHYSAMLRPLEYSSAEHVVSVEDSVAQYRPDGLILLPPFADDIKLLQRLDELGVRYATISAKAKDARVGTILDERKAAAEMIAHAVSLGHRRIAHITGPMAHSGRAWRLAGYRDGLRRAGIDYDETLVVDGGFSFEDGIAGARQLLDLKLPPSAIFAANDDSACGVMHEAFERGLSIPQDLSVFGFDDTPTSRQVWPSLTTVRQPCRDMGRIAAEQLIASIRDPSAGQLVPVPYELQIRQSTGPVPTGTPAKRR